taatctgtgggtaaactttgtaactagttgttctccctcgtactaactccaaatgtggtttttttttcctaaaaatttctaaaatcatgattccgcatttaagtttgatcaaacttggatgtgacaatgttttacacattttaaaatttgaaatttgaaatttgacaagttccaaccaaattttaaaaccctaaatgatttcagatgtaaaagtgatgaatacaaaagttgttcaactcatcaagttctacaacttttattttagtcatcttgtcatttgacaaaatttgaacctttcaaatttgaaattttaaaaaatgacaagttcgaaccaaaatttgagacccaaaatgatttaaatacacttttcccgtaagtacctcgtcatgttacgtcaacaagatgctcgacatttcatgtgagttcctggatacggcctcaacatacaccaaatatcatgaatatcattttttgaatcaccaaatttcattatttcatgcacctgcagttcaaatttgaagtatgcaaaattgtcccaaatttgaacagggagttttaaataatgtgggaaggcctcacaaaaaaatgaggcaaaaaaaaacaaaaaaaaacaaaaattcttccccgagtgccttttctgacactcggggaaggcagcctcttccccgagtgccctgttctggcactcgggaaagggcctcttccccgagtgcctgggaagaatttttttttaagttttaacggCGTGGACGGGGTGGACCGTCAAGTAacatgtttctttgccgagtgccgatcttccccgagtgttgcactcggagaagagggcctttgccgagtgctgctctttaccgagtgccaggatcTCCGCGGCACTCGGGAAAgcctctcttccccgagtgcaattcttccccgagtgtaacactcggggGAAGATTctctttcccgagtgcccgatttttggcactcggggaagccagtgACACTCGGGGAATTTTGCCTCTCCCGTAGTGCAACCTTGAGGTTTTTTTTTAGATTTAATAATTGCAAGAAATGCAATATTTTGGTGCAAACGGTTTGCCAATAATGCTGAGATACATGACATGGTTTAATGTGTAATATGATTTATATTTAAGTAAAGATAAAGGTACACTACTCTCAAAATCTTGAAGCACGCGTGAGAGCGCACGGTAGAAAACAGAGGCGTCCAAGCTCATTACTCTTTCCGTCCCGAATACAAGGCATGcacatattttaaaatttaaacttTATTACCTTTAGCTAACAAATAGCCTAATTAAATCAAAAGTTTGTATTACAAAAGTAGTTACATTATATTTGTATTTAGAAATGCTTTCTAATGATCAAACTTTTGTTCCTATAATTTATAGTATATTACTCAAAGAACGCACCAAGTTAAATCGCGCCTTATAttcagggagagagagagagtaaatcAAATTAAGGTCGTACCGAGCACAGATGAGGTTGGGGCTCGGACGACCCTGAATCGATCTCTTTCACGTGACAACAACATTGGAATCATGCAATGTAGCTTTTTCTTGATAGTGCATTCGCCACACACCTTTCTAGGGGGAAAGCCATGCCATACGCATCAGATAATATTCTACCTGTCAAAATACCCGTACCTGTGCACACGTAAAAGAATTTACCCATACAATTACCCACAGGGGTAAAAATAAATACCTATACTTGTGCACGGGTAAAGAATTTACCCATACAAATACTCACGCGGGTAAAAATACCCAATGGATAACCCACAACTGAATACACAGTCACTATAGATAAAAAAATCATGAATCTATCATATTATTAAAATCATCAAATATTGGTAAATAAAAATCAACAATAATGATGTTTCAACAAAACTTCGCCAATTAATAGTATAATAGTCATAAATCTATTAGATATATCTATATTTTGTAGTAATCAATGAAGGCATATGTGAGATGGTATAGGTTAGCTATGGGTATGTGGGTGTGGATAATATGCACCTGCTCTACTCGACGGGTGGAGATTAATTCTTACTCATTATTAACATATCCCTAGTTGAAGAAATCTTTCCATACCCACATCTTTGTCGGGTAAAACCGGCCAGGTAGCCAGGTTTGATGTACTCACCACCATCACCTGTAGAGCACGGCAAAGCCCTCCCAACCCTAACAGAGAAGAAACTTGGCATCAGTGGCAGAGCACAGCATTAAACAAAGGGAGGGCTAGTTCGAGGAGCCACCTACAGAGATTGTTCATTTCTTTTGCTGTGACGCATAGATTCACATATTTCTTTATCTCCAAAGCTGGCAGCTGCTGAGCAAGGGAGGCCGAAGCCCAGCTTCGCCTCCACTATGCTCCGCCACTGCTTGGCATGCATGGCAGGTTGAAGTTTAAAGGCAGTACGTAGTGCCAGTAAAGCCGAATTGCCACTGGAATTTCATAACGCAGGCTGCAATTTCCTACTCCCTTCTGACCACATTACTGTTCTCTCTCACCTCAAAGGTCGTTTTCAAGAAAACGCTTTTACAGTCTATGAACCAGTCACGTCAATCTTCCGTCTCCTTTTCAGCAGAGGTTGTAGCTTTTTCTGACGAGGCGTTAGTCTCCTCTGCAAGCTGTTCCGACAGACTCCGGGCTTCTATCTGCTTACTTCTTTCTTCCGAGTGGCATCCGATCCTACGTATCCTTAGTACCCTTGCACTAGTTGAGTAGTACCCATCACCACTGCAAAAAGGATATATTTGTAGCAACCTCTCATTTTCTAAGGGGCGGCTGTATACTGAGTCGCCCTACAAATGGTTCTCAAATGAGTCGTTcctacaaattcatttgtaaGGATTGCAGGTATTATCAGTCGTCCCTATAAATAAccatatttgtagggacggctgaatATTGAGCCGCACATAAAAATAGACACTGAATATtaaaaattaagtactaaaattcaaattttttaaacgacttcgaatggagaaatgaccaaaataaaagttgtagatctcgaaaagttatagaactttgttgtttccaacttttttatttgaaatcatttactatttCAAAATGCTTTTTGAAATATAATTTTTAAATTATTGAAGaagtctgatttctctttttaatctttggCTAAAACTTGTGactagtctttcttcctcatactaacttcaaatttgatgattttttttctaatttttttctaaaatcatgctctatcaatttattgtgttctaaCAACtattattttagtcatcttttcatgtgactgtgttatatcaattgaaattttgaatttaaaaaaatggcaacttcaaacaatagtcatgaacataaaagttgtagcactgaccaagatctacaacttttattttggtcatttcttcatccgacaaagtggtagTAACAACATTGTTCGCAAATTTTACATATCTTATAAGAGAGAGAtgtaaaatttatgaacaatgttactaccactatatcggatgaacaaatgaccaaaataaaagttatagatctcgaaaagttatagaactttgtagttgacaactttttcatttgaattcattttattaaggaaaactacgtttgaatttcttaaatttaaaatttgaatttttcaaacgatctcggatggagaaacaaccaaattaaaagttgtagatctcgaaaagttatacaactttgtagtttataacttttccatttgaaatcatcttgttaacgaaaactatgtttgaatttctcacttttgaaatttgaatttttcaaatgacttcaaatgaagaaacaacaaaaacaaaagttgtagatctcaaaaggtcatgtaactttgtagttgacaactttttcactTGAAATCATCTAGTTGAGGATAATTACGTCTAAATTTCAAatatttgaaattcaatttttttcaaacggcctcggatggagaaacaacaaaaacaaaagttgtagatctccaaaagttatacaactttgtagttgacaaccttttgatttgaattcatttagggtctcaaacACTCAATTTAAACTCGATTCAATATAATATGAGGGAAAAGAAAATCCATTATAGACGGAAGTGAGTGTGAGGTACAGTGGTAAGAGGAGTGTACCGCGCGAGGGGTTGGTCGTGGGTTCGAGTCCCATCGGTCGCTAAGCGCACGAAAAATGCTGcgatagccgcccctacaaatcatcaaccgcccttacaaatcagaTTTGTAGGGGGCGCCAAATCATCGATTTGTAGCGACGATTTGGTGGGGGCCGCTGGCAAAACTGCTTACAAATCCTCGGTGGCGTAGTGCATGAAGATTGAAATAACACAATATATTTTATACACCTTGCAACAAAAACATTTGATATCTACTATTTAGAGAGCATCTCCATTTATGTTAGATGATGTGCTATTACATTGTCATTTAGGAATCGGTTTAGATATATCTGGCAGGCACAACAACTGATCTGGCCTGTTCAACAAATGTATCATCTAGTTTGACAAGTACatctcactactacagaaatcatTTTTGCTGGCACGTTGTTTTTTTTTCATAGGCGGTTCACAATTTCATGACGCCAGTACAAAAAATAGGGTGGGCCCAGCAAGAGAACCGCCTGTGTAAAACAATTTACACAGGCGGCTCTCCTATCTctaccgcctgtgtaaatacgtgtatttacacaggcggtttaCAATGACAACCGCATGTGTAAATACCATTTACACAGACGGCTGACATTAtaaaccgcctgtgtaaatacaggtatttacacaggcggtagAGATAGGAGAGCCGCCTGTGTAAATTATTTTACACAGGCGGTCCTCCTTACCAACCGCCTGTGTTAATGCTGCTATAAATTCCCTTCGTCCACCTCCAGACAAGAACAGTTACTCGCGTGCTGTGTGCACAGTGGCGGACAGAGAAGTGGCGATTCCAAGGGGGGGAGGTTTTGAACTTCATTTCTTTGGTGAGAAACTTCCAAAAGGTTAGTTAGTGTCGTTGCCGCCATTTTTTTTAGTGATTCTTTGGTTCAATTCTTGTATTGGAGGTGCTctaaatctagggttagggttagggttcatagcTAGGGCAAGAGAGAGAGTTTTAGCTATTTTTTTTgtaaattcatagtaaattgtaTCTTGCTCGGATTATAGAAAATAAATACTTTTTAGAattcttgtgagtagatctatgtaATAGAATAATGATTAACACTTTATAAAGTCTTGTCAATTGTTATACTTATTTCCTGTAATTATAAACTGTGAATTAATTTAGTTTTTTAATctacgtacttagggtttatgaaTTAATTTAGTAGTTAATGTTTTgttaattagggttagttattattgtctatacttagggtttgttaaatagggttagttattatttcatgtaccttagGTTTTTCAATAATTTTTGTTAGTAATTGATGGTTTATTATTTAGGGTTAGATATTTCATGTACTTAGGGTTAGTTAATTAATTTAGTTAGTAATTAATGGTTTATTAATTAGGGTTAGTTAGTATttcatgtacttagggtttgttaattagggtttgttatttttgcttatacttagggtttgttaatcaAGATGCCATCTCCGTTTAATTAATTCTTATAATTATAAAAATGAgtttaaataattatttaaattttttattttgtaaatTCTGTAAGAGGTAGGTTTTCATATCTATTTAATTGATGGAGGATAGAATCTTAGTTATGAGGGGTTATTTTCGTTTTGTTTTTAGAGTGACATACAATATTTTCATAACTAATTACAGATAAATATGGAGAGGTCATTATGGATGTACAACTTATCAAGATTAGACCCATCTTATGTAGTGGAGGTCCAAAAATTTATTGATGCCGTGAAGATACATGCTCAGAGAACAAAGGCGAAGCACATATGTTGTCCATGCGCAGACTGTAAAAATATTGTGGTATTTGACAATGTGGAAGCAATCACTTCTCATCTGGTTTGCAGAGGATTTGTGGAGGACTACTTGATTTGGACAAAACATGGTGAGGGTAGTTCTACACCTTATATGCGGACAACTGACAACACTGCAAGTAACATCAATGTGGAGGGTCCAATGCCATATCTCAATGAATGTGATGCTATGCCAGATATCAATGAAACCCATCATGCTATGCCAGATGTCAATCAAACTCATAACTCTACGTCCGATGTTAATGAAACTCAGCATGTTAACACTGATGCCATTGAAGATGCAGATTTCTTAGAGGCAATAATGAACCGTTGTGCGGATCCATCAATATTCTTCATGAAGCGAATGGAAGCCTTGAAGAAGGCAGCAGAAGAGCCTTTGTACGACGAGTCGAAAGGTTGTACCAAAGAGTGGTCGACACTACGGGTTGTTCTTCAGTTTTTGACGATTAAGGCTAGATATGGTTGGTCCGATGCTAGTTTCAATGATTTATTGCGTGTACTTGGAGACCTTCTTCCTAAGGAGAACAAAGTGCCTGCTAACACGTACTATGCAAAGAAGCTAGTCAGTCCACTTACGATGGGTGTTGAGAAGATCCACGCATGTAGAAATCATTGTATTCTATATCGGGGTGATCAGTATAAAGACTTAGACAGTTGTCCAAACTGTGGTGCTAGTAGGTACAAGACGAATAAAGATTATCGAGAGGAAGAGAATGCAGCCTCTGTTTCTTCAGGGAGGAAGCGAAAGAAGACGCAAACAAAGACTCAACAAGACAAACGTTCAAAGCCCACTAGCAATATCGAAGTGGACTATTATGCGTTGAGAAGAATTCCTACATTGGTGATATGGTATCTCCCTGTGGTTGATCGTTTGAGGTGTTTGTTTGCAAACCCTGATGATGCGGAACTTATGACCTAGCATGCTTCTGATGAAAGGAAAGATGATGGAAAGTTACGACATCCAGCCGATGCAAAGCAATGGCAAGAATTCGATAAGAAATATCCAGACTTTGCCGAGGATCCACGAAATGTAAGGTTTGCTCTGAgtact
The nucleotide sequence above comes from Miscanthus floridulus cultivar M001 chromosome 18, ASM1932011v1, whole genome shotgun sequence. Encoded proteins:
- the LOC136523241 gene encoding uncharacterized protein, with protein sequence MPAAGGPATAGRVAVASLLATRVQARGGSRGARGVGRGWGGGRGFVEDYLIWTKHGEGSSTPYMRTTDNTASNINVEGPMPYLNECDAMPDINETHHAMPDVNQTHNSTSDVNETQHVNTDAIEDADFLEAIMNRCADPSIFFMKRMEALKKAAEEPLYDESKGCTKEWSTLRVVLQFLTIKARYGWSDASFNDLLRVLGDLLPKENKVPANTYYAKKLVSPLTMGVEKIHACRNHCILYRGDQYKDLDSCPNCGASRYKTNKDYREEENAASVSSGRKRKKTQTKTQQDKRSKPTSNIEVDYYALRRIPTLVIWYLPVVDRLRCLFANPDDAELMT